In Silene latifolia isolate original U9 population chromosome X, ASM4854445v1, whole genome shotgun sequence, the following proteins share a genomic window:
- the LOC141620493 gene encoding protein FAR1-RELATED SEQUENCE 2-like, producing the protein MSNLDSTESWEDFGDNPIDYNPLFETTIDFETHDDAFNWAQKIAFENGFALVKANNGAKNRKKNGLLASYFRCKRHGKPKESDDLEKPRRSQKCSCKFRIRAVQNFVSKNDKETVVWNIVTSEGAGLHNHNVAVYKDGDRHFAGLDAEEKAYVRQQTLAGVQPRDIKNGLHLRSPEKPQPSSTQLYNETRKIKKEEMGERNTAQQMLALAVAAKYVYFYEIDSEESKELTHIFMAHPEAIKLCRAYPYVVLMDSTYKTNIYKNPLIEMVGVTPTGSSFLIACAMIPTESDVNYKWLLRKLAAILDATGVASPAVFVTDRELGLISTLEQVFPRAEHLLCRWHVNKAINAKALTTYQTESMRKFVISNEEDGWFRVINSVTEESFQRAWQCF; encoded by the exons atgtCAAATCTCGATTCAACG GAATCGTGGGAGGATTTTGGCGATAATCCAAttgattacaacccgttgttcgaGACTACTATAGATTTCGAAACACATGACGATGCTTTCAATTGGGCTCAGAAAATCGCATTCGAGAATGGGtttgctttggttaaagcaaataaCGGAGCTAAAAATAGGAAAAAGAACGGGTTGTTGGCAAGTTATTTTCGATGTAAAAGACATGGTAAACCAAAAGAATCGGACGATCTTGAAAAGCCAAGGAGGTCGCAGAAGTGTTCATGCAAGTTTCGTATTCGTGCCGTTCAAAATTTCGTGTCTAAAAATGATAAAGAGACGGTGGTGTGGAACATTGTAACCTCCGAGGGTGCTGGACTACACAACCACAACGTAGCCGTTTATAAGGACGGGGATCGGCACTTTGCGGGATTGGACGCGGAAGAGAAGGCATATGTTAGGCAACAAACATTGGCCGGGGTTCAACCGAGGGATATTAAAAATGGTCTTCATTTGAGATCGCCCGAAAAACCTCAACCGTCAAGCACCCAACTGTATAATGAAACAAGGAAAATTAAGAAAGAAGAAATGGGTGAAAGAAACACCGCTCAGCAAATGTTGGCTCTAGCGGTGGCAGCGAAATACGTCTACTTCTACGAGATTGATTCCGAGGAGTCAAAAGAGTTGACTCACATTTTCATGGCTCATCCTGAAGCGATTAAGTTGTGCCGGGCTTATCCTTATGTCGTCCTCATGGATTCGACTTATAAAACCAACATTTACAAGAATCCACTCATTGAGATGGTTGGTGTGACACCCACGGGATCGTCCTTCTTAATTGCATGTGCGATGATTCCTACCGAGTCTGACGTGAATTACAAGTGGCTGTTGAGAAAGTTAGCTGCGATTTTAGATGCCACCGGAGTAGCGTCCCCTGCTGTATTTGTCACCGACCGGGAATTGGGTTTGATCAGCACTCTTGAGCAAGTATTTCCCCGGGCTGAGCATTTGTTGTGTAGATGGCATGTGAACAAAGCCATCAATGCAAAAGCCTTGACAACATACCAAACTGAAAGTATGAGGAAATTTGTCATCTCAAATGAAGAAGACGGTTGGTTTAGGGTGATCAATTCAGTTACCGAGGAATCGTTTCAGCGTGCGTGGCAGTGTTTCTAA